AAGCGATGAGCACCCGTTGCAACTGTCCGCCTGACAACTGCGCCAGAGGTCTGTCAAATAGCGGCTCGACCCCAATTTCTGCCAGTGTGGCGCGAATCAGTTCGTCGGTGCGCTTGTGTGATTGCCAGAACCAGTTGTTCGTTTTTCTCAGGCGTAAAGCAAGGAATTCCCGCACACTCAAAACAAAACTCCTATCAAGAGCAAGGCGTTGCGGCACATAGCCAACCCGATGCATCACCTTTTGCAGATCACTTTGACCGAATAATTTGATCTCTCCGGCAGATACCTTTTGAAGTCCCAGCAGGCAGCGCAACAAGGTTGTCTTGCCGGAACCATTGGGCCCAATCAAAGCCACCAACTGGCCATGAGGCACAGTGAACGTGACCCCGCGCAACACCGGCTGGCCATCAAACGAAACCCGCACATCCCGTGCTTCCACCGGCACGGTTGAATGTGCATTGCAGCAGGGAGCGCTCATTTTAAAGATTCCTCCAATACGCGTAAATTCTGATACATCGCATCCTCATAAGCTGTTGCCTTGAACTCTCCGGTCTCAATTGTATCCAGTTGCGCTACCGACACGTTGTAATCACGTCCAATCATTTGGGCCAACCGCGAGGAAGTCTGGCGCTCTGTAAAAATGGCTTTCACTTTCTTCGTCCGTATGGTTCGCCCCAATGCAGCGAGATATCGGGGTGAAGGTTCCACGTCTGGCACTTTTTCAATCACCCCCACGATTTTCAAATCATACCGCCGCGCAAAATATGGAAATGCATTATGCAAAGTAATCACGGGCTCAGCCTTTGCCGATGCCAAGCCTGCCTCCAATCGACCGTTCAATTCCTCTAATTTCGCAATGTAGGCCCTCGCGTTGCGAGTATATCCCTCCGAATTGGCGGGATCAGCTTTAATCAACGCCTCAAGAATATTGGTAACCTCGTGTTCTGCTAATTTTGGATCAAGCCAAATATGAGGATTGGGAATCGCACCATCCTCCTTTGTCTCGCTGGATCGATAATTACCTTCCTTTTCAAATGCTCCAAAAATCAGTTCTGACTTCAATCCCGCAGCCGCCTCCACGATAATTTTCGGCCGCTCCGCCGAATGTATCAGCTTGTCGAGCCATGCTTCCAACTGCAACCCATTCACCACGATCATGTCCGCCCCAGCCAACTTCTTAACCTCACGCGGCGAAAACTGGAAGTCATGCGGGTCAGCTCCCGCAGGCAGAAGATTTTCCACCTCTGCCAGATCACCAGCCACATTCACTGTGAAGCAATAGATCGGCAGAAAACTGGTCAAAACCTTTAATTTCTTCCCTTGTGCTGATGCATCGGGCACGTGCGCCATCAGCAATAAACCAAGGAGCATCCAGGTTATACCGAATGCCGAAAGAAATTTCCGAATGGCAGGAGGGATTTTGGTTTGAGGCAAGGCGGAGGCCGCAGGCGCTATCCCTAGATAGCGACCAGGCCGACAACGCCGCCTCAAATCAAAAGCACCCTGCACCCAACGACTAACGAAGTTCTTCCTGCCCCAAGCCATCGCCTTTTCAGTCTCCACTTTCATCAGGCTTATTGCCTTCTTTCATTCCGGTTCTTTTCTCCATTTCGGAAATTAATTTTGGCATTCGGTATAGGCGCAGCGGCTTCACTTCTAAAACTCATCCTTTCCAACCGTAATTGCAAATCGTTTGCATTACGTTTTCAAGAAAACTCCCCGCAGGTCGTGCGGGGAGAAAGTTTTACTTCATCAGCAACATCTGCCGGGCCCGCTTGATCGAGCGGTTCAGCTGACGTTGATAATGGGCAGGCAGACCAGTGTATTTACGAGGAAGGATACGACCCTGGTCGGTCACAAACTGCTTGAGCAGATTGGTATTCTTGAAATCGAGTGCGTCGATGGTGAAGTCGATTTTCGGCTTCGGCCTCGGTGTGCGCATCTCGCCGGTGGCGCTTCTTCCGCGACCACCACGTTTTTCCTTATCCGTATGAGTTTTGCGTGGCATATGCTTTACTTAATTTCCCGGTGCACCGTGTGACGACGCAGGAAGGGATTATACTTCTTGATCTCGATCTTTTCCGGCTTCAATTTCTTATTCCTGCTGGTCATGTAACGGGAAGGTGATTTGCCTTCCTTACGTGCCTCTGTACATTCAATCGTAACGGTTTCTCTTGCCATAAATTATTCCTTTTCCTTCGCTGGCTTTTCTTCTGGTTCATCATCGTCTTCCACTTCATTGGAACCGGCATTATCCACCGTGCCCAATGCTCCCAAACGACGTTGACGCAAAGCGCCTTCCTTCTCCAACTGCGCTTGAGCCTGAACCGTGAACCGTGTCCAGGGAATTGCTTCCAGGCGGGCCTTTGGAATCGGCTTGCCCGTCAATTCACAAACGCCATACGTATTCTTCTCAATCCGCTTCAACGCTTCTTCAATTTCGTAAATGGCATCCTGATCAGAAGATAGGAGGCTCAATGCGAAATCACGATCAAAATTATCCGTGCCGGAATCCGCCATATGCAGGCTGTATCCGGCCAGTTCCTGGGCGGATTCTTTTGCCAGCCCGCTCATCTGCTTAAGCAGTTGCTCCCTCAATTCCAGCAAATTCTGATAATAACCAGCCCATTCAGGCTTGATTTTGGCTTCGCCGTTCTTTTTTGCTTTCTCCGATGGCAGCCCAAGGATGGACGCAGCCGTGGCGGAGCGCACCGACTTACTTCCGGTGGGTTCTTTCTTCACTATCTTCTTATTTGTTGTCACAAATCCGTTAACAATTCTGCATTATTGTGCCTCTTCTGATGGAGC
Above is a genomic segment from Pedosphaera parvula Ellin514 containing:
- a CDS encoding metal ABC transporter ATP-binding protein yields the protein MSAPCCNAHSTVPVEARDVRVSFDGQPVLRGVTFTVPHGQLVALIGPNGSGKTTLLRCLLGLQKVSAGEIKLFGQSDLQKVMHRVGYVPQRLALDRSFVLSVREFLALRLRKTNNWFWQSHKRTDELIRATLAEIGVEPLFDRPLAQLSGGQLQRVLIAFSLLTKPELLLLDEPTAGVDTPGEETFYELIAHIQKQYHLTVILVSHDLSMVYRHASHVFALNGVICCEGTPEQVLNADSLKQAYGIHVSPYEHHHHVH
- the rpsR gene encoding 30S ribosomal protein S18; its protein translation is MPRKTHTDKEKRGGRGRSATGEMRTPRPKPKIDFTIDALDFKNTNLLKQFVTDQGRILPRKYTGLPAHYQRQLNRSIKRARQMLLMK
- the rpmG gene encoding 50S ribosomal protein L33, which translates into the protein MARETVTIECTEARKEGKSPSRYMTSRNKKLKPEKIEIKKYNPFLRRHTVHREIK
- a CDS encoding metal ABC transporter solute-binding protein, Zn/Mn family; the protein is MKVETEKAMAWGRKNFVSRWVQGAFDLRRRCRPGRYLGIAPAASALPQTKIPPAIRKFLSAFGITWMLLGLLLMAHVPDASAQGKKLKVLTSFLPIYCFTVNVAGDLAEVENLLPAGADPHDFQFSPREVKKLAGADMIVVNGLQLEAWLDKLIHSAERPKIIVEAAAGLKSELIFGAFEKEGNYRSSETKEDGAIPNPHIWLDPKLAEHEVTNILEALIKADPANSEGYTRNARAYIAKLEELNGRLEAGLASAKAEPVITLHNAFPYFARRYDLKIVGVIEKVPDVEPSPRYLAALGRTIRTKKVKAIFTERQTSSRLAQMIGRDYNVSVAQLDTIETGEFKATAYEDAMYQNLRVLEESLK
- a CDS encoding TraR/DksA family transcriptional regulator; protein product: MKKEPTGSKSVRSATAASILGLPSEKAKKNGEAKIKPEWAGYYQNLLELREQLLKQMSGLAKESAQELAGYSLHMADSGTDNFDRDFALSLLSSDQDAIYEIEEALKRIEKNTYGVCELTGKPIPKARLEAIPWTRFTVQAQAQLEKEGALRQRRLGALGTVDNAGSNEVEDDDEPEEKPAKEKE